Proteins found in one Candidatus Abawacabacteria bacterium genomic segment:
- a CDS encoding YifB family Mg chelatase-like AAA ATPase has protein sequence MAIIVASGCVVGVEGKIILVEVEIFNLLNKFIIVGLADTAIQEARERVQFAITNSGFYFTKRGIMVNLAPAQMRKDGTQLDLAIAVGVLRATKQICIEDPTHTIFLGELGLEGTVRAIPGVLAILIHAISSGYKYAYIPEKNSQEASLIADKVAVFSVAILGELQSAQRVNKLNLIELSQLAPCDINFADIIGNSHAKRALTIAASGGHNVLLIGPPGTGKSILAKAFAGILPTLTEQELLTIITIQSISGKLIENTNDLKLLRPFCAPHHSASANAILGGGAIPKPGIITLSHLGVLFLDEFPEFHRDVLESLREPLEENVITIARTQGSVTFPASFQLIAAMNPCPCGYSGDKEKQCSCSPYQKARYLKKVSGPILDRIDLFSYVPRIKHAEFHNYHAALSSTLMQQKVQNAYQLQITRQGKSNSKQKYTLATALQGLDLSSEVKNLATSRDDISPRSLVRILRVSRTVADLAESKNVELEHFQEAINFRCPESLL, from the coding sequence ATGGCCATTATCGTTGCTTCAGGCTGTGTGGTAGGAGTAGAGGGAAAAATTATTTTGGTAGAAGTAGAGATATTTAATTTGCTCAATAAGTTTATTATTGTCGGTTTAGCCGACACAGCGATCCAAGAAGCACGTGAACGCGTACAATTTGCCATTACTAATAGTGGCTTTTATTTCACCAAAAGGGGCATCATGGTAAATCTTGCTCCTGCCCAAATGAGAAAAGATGGTACTCAATTAGATCTAGCGATTGCTGTTGGAGTATTAAGAGCAACCAAGCAAATCTGCATAGAGGATCCTACTCATACTATTTTTTTGGGTGAGTTGGGATTGGAAGGTACAGTACGCGCTATACCAGGGGTCTTGGCAATATTAATCCATGCCATTTCTTCCGGCTATAAGTACGCTTACATTCCTGAGAAGAACAGTCAGGAAGCAAGCCTCATTGCCGACAAAGTAGCTGTTTTTTCAGTGGCAATATTAGGTGAGCTACAATCTGCTCAAAGGGTGAATAAATTGAATCTAATCGAACTTTCACAGCTTGCCCCATGTGACATCAACTTTGCTGATATTATTGGTAATTCTCATGCCAAAAGAGCACTCACTATCGCAGCCAGTGGCGGGCATAATGTATTGCTAATTGGGCCACCAGGTACAGGAAAAAGCATTTTAGCAAAGGCTTTCGCTGGAATATTACCCACTCTAACTGAGCAGGAATTATTGACTATCATCACTATTCAATCTATTAGCGGTAAACTGATAGAGAATACAAATGATCTAAAGTTACTCAGACCATTCTGCGCTCCTCACCATAGCGCCTCAGCCAATGCTATCCTTGGTGGTGGCGCTATTCCAAAACCAGGAATCATCACATTGTCGCACCTGGGAGTACTTTTTTTAGATGAGTTTCCAGAATTTCATCGTGATGTCCTAGAAAGCCTACGAGAACCCCTAGAAGAGAATGTGATTACTATTGCACGGACTCAAGGCAGTGTCACCTTTCCAGCATCATTTCAACTCATCGCTGCCATGAATCCCTGTCCATGCGGCTATAGTGGAGATAAAGAGAAACAATGTTCATGTAGTCCCTATCAAAAAGCACGGTACCTCAAAAAAGTATCCGGCCCCATCTTAGATAGAATAGACTTGTTTAGCTATGTACCCAGAATTAAACATGCTGAATTCCACAATTACCATGCAGCACTCAGCTCCACCCTCATGCAACAAAAAGTGCAAAATGCTTATCAACTGCAAATAACGCGCCAAGGAAAAAGTAATAGCAAACAGAAATATACTTTGGCGACAGCCCTACAAGGACTCGATTTGTCATCCGAAGTAAAAAATCTAGCAACTAGTAGAGATGATATATCACCTCGTAGTTTAGTGCGAATTCTGCGAGTAAGCAGAACTGTGGCAGATTTGGCAGAAAGCAAAAACGTTGAGCTAGAACATTTCCAAGAAGCGATAAACTTTCGCTGTCCAGAATCGCTGCTCTAG
- a CDS encoding nucleoside-diphosphate kinase (catalyzes the formation of nucleoside triphosphate from ATP and nucleoside diphosphate) produces the protein MERTLVLIKPDGVQRGLIGEVISRFERAGLKIVGLKIVQVSEDFARKHYTEDIELRRGAKVRKLLTDLLSKHPVVAIALEGIGAIEVVRKIVGSTEPRAALPGTIRGDYSHVSYAHADKEEKVVFNIVHASGDSKDAEHEVPLWFSDAELVGYKTVHEHHVF, from the coding sequence ATGGAAAGAACTTTAGTGCTTATTAAACCGGATGGCGTACAAAGAGGCCTTATTGGTGAAGTGATTAGTCGCTTCGAAAGAGCTGGACTGAAAATTGTCGGCTTAAAAATTGTCCAAGTAAGCGAAGACTTTGCTCGCAAACATTATACTGAGGACATTGAACTCCGCAGAGGTGCAAAAGTAAGAAAGTTGCTTACTGATCTTCTCTCCAAGCATCCAGTAGTTGCTATTGCCCTGGAAGGCATTGGTGCTATTGAAGTAGTACGTAAAATTGTTGGCAGTACAGAACCAAGAGCAGCGCTACCAGGTACTATTCGGGGTGATTATTCTCATGTTAGCTATGCCCATGCTGATAAAGAAGAAAAAGTGGTCTTCAATATTGTCCATGCCTCAGGAGATAGCAAAGATGCCGAGCACGAAGTTCCTTTATGGTTTAGTGATGCAGAATTGGTGGGTTATAAAACAGTTCATGAACACCACGTTTTCTAG
- a CDS encoding YbaB/EbfC family nucleoid-associated protein, producing MFEKLQNLYKLQKQAKTMQNELQKMTFTAQTSDNMIMVVVNGAMEIVELTIQEGAFTHYSEKSLSKAVKETIDKAMTKAKKASSENMKKMMGEMGGLPGLT from the coding sequence ATGTTTGAAAAGCTTCAGAATTTATACAAGTTACAGAAACAAGCAAAAACGATGCAAAATGAGCTCCAAAAAATGACTTTCACTGCCCAGACTAGTGACAATATGATTATGGTCGTTGTAAACGGTGCGATGGAAATTGTAGAGCTAACCATTCAGGAAGGTGCATTTACCCATTACTCTGAAAAAAGTCTAAGCAAAGCAGTCAAAGAAACCATAGACAAAGCAATGACCAAAGCAAAAAAGGCTAGCTCTGAAAATATGAAGAAAATGATGGGTGAAATGGGAGGACTACCAGGACTTACTTAA
- the recR gene encoding recombination protein RecR, producing the protein MDLQLPLKITTAIQALAKLPGIGPKSASRLVYHLIKKPYNEIESLGQAIIALTKDLHFCELCFQIADSKRCGICGNEKRNHKQVMVVEEPLDVLAFERTKDFQGVYHVLHGILKPMEGIGPEQLKIAELVQRIKILAHNSQPIEVILAINPSLEGESTSAYIAQLLHPIEHISISRIGVGIPIGSSVEYADEITLTQALQGRRIIQ; encoded by the coding sequence ATGGACTTACAATTACCGCTCAAAATTACAACCGCCATCCAGGCTTTAGCCAAATTACCTGGTATTGGACCAAAGAGCGCTTCTCGATTGGTATATCACCTAATCAAGAAACCTTATAATGAAATTGAAAGCTTGGGACAAGCAATAATAGCTCTTACCAAGGATCTGCATTTCTGTGAACTTTGTTTTCAAATAGCTGATAGCAAAAGATGTGGCATTTGTGGAAATGAAAAGCGCAATCATAAACAGGTTATGGTTGTTGAAGAGCCGTTAGATGTATTAGCTTTTGAGCGCACCAAAGATTTTCAAGGGGTCTATCATGTTCTTCATGGCATACTAAAGCCGATGGAGGGCATTGGTCCGGAACAGTTAAAAATCGCCGAATTGGTACAAAGAATAAAGATTTTAGCCCATAACTCTCAGCCAATTGAAGTAATTCTGGCCATTAACCCTAGCCTTGAGGGGGAATCAACCTCAGCCTATATAGCACAATTATTACATCCTATTGAGCATATTAGTATCAGTCGCATCGGTGTCGGCATTCCAATAGGATCAAGTGTAGAGTATGCCGACGAAATTACCCTGACTCAGGCGCTCCAGGGCAGAAGAATTATTCAATAA
- the rlmN gene encoding 23S rRNA (adenine(2503)-C(2))-methyltransferase RlmN, with the protein MFVPDQLKEWLITKGQPAYRYQQIMQAIFKEGKQSFAEILTLPKALRTDLENTFSLTTMVRKLVSRSKDNNCTKILFACADGQMVEAVLMEFEDGRYSACISSQVGCALKCSFCATGDFGFKRNLSSLEILEQVWSLQSELTKEGKRISNLVFMGMGEPLLNYDAVIEAVKMINNPDLIGLGMRHITISTSGIAPCIYDLAKDLPQVNLAISLHAPDQTIRAQIMPIAKKYDLKELFAAVDHHIEQTHRRVTYEYLLIDGLNDTEELAHILGKKIKNQLCHVNLIPWNQTTHPTFKPSTRSAIFKFAHILEDYGVPVTIRVTIGSDIDAACGQLANRSQEQISV; encoded by the coding sequence ATGTTTGTTCCTGATCAATTAAAGGAATGGCTTATCACAAAAGGACAGCCTGCTTATCGTTATCAACAGATAATGCAGGCAATTTTTAAAGAAGGGAAGCAATCATTTGCTGAAATTCTTACTTTACCAAAAGCCTTACGTACTGACTTAGAAAATACTTTTTCTCTGACTACTATGGTCAGAAAGTTAGTATCTCGTTCAAAAGATAATAATTGTACTAAAATATTGTTTGCTTGTGCTGATGGTCAAATGGTAGAGGCAGTACTTATGGAGTTCGAAGATGGTAGGTATTCAGCCTGTATATCAAGCCAAGTTGGCTGTGCTTTGAAGTGTTCATTTTGTGCTACTGGTGACTTTGGTTTCAAACGAAATCTTTCTAGTTTGGAAATTTTGGAGCAGGTTTGGTCTTTACAAAGCGAATTAACAAAAGAAGGTAAACGTATTTCAAATTTAGTATTTATGGGGATGGGGGAACCTTTATTAAATTACGATGCAGTAATTGAAGCAGTTAAAATGATCAATAACCCCGATCTAATTGGTTTGGGTATGCGGCACATCACCATATCCACTTCAGGTATTGCACCATGTATTTATGATCTAGCTAAGGATTTACCACAAGTCAACTTAGCCATTAGTTTGCATGCACCAGATCAAACAATTCGAGCCCAAATTATGCCGATTGCGAAAAAGTATGATTTAAAAGAATTATTTGCTGCAGTGGATCATCATATTGAGCAAACACATCGTCGTGTTACCTATGAGTATCTATTGATTGATGGTCTCAATGATACCGAAGAATTGGCTCATATATTGGGGAAAAAGATCAAAAATCAATTATGTCATGTTAATCTAATTCCTTGGAATCAAACTACACATCCTACATTTAAACCATCAACTCGTAGTGCAATATTTAAGTTTGCCCATATTCTGGAAGATTATGGTGTGCCAGTAACCATTCGTGTCACAATTGGCTCTGATATCGATGCTGCTTGCGGGCAACTAGCCAATCGCTCTCAGGAACAGATTAGTGTTTGA
- a CDS encoding D-alanine--D-alanine ligase, which translates to MKPIIAVIFGGVSVEHKISLLSAMNVIEHINHEVYDILQIGIAQDGKMYVGPEVLLSLQHNKPLEHLPQCIISTNQCLPGIHIFSKGKDTFQQKVDLFFPVVHGTQGEDGSLQGILEYTGIPYIGSHVLGSALGMDKIIMKKVFATYRLPQVPFLPFTKKQINTDIISVKEEILANLRYPLFIKPANLGSSIGVKKVKTNGKLEDALEEACHFSERVIVEQGLTNIREIECAVLETEGELATSMVGEVIPSGEFYDYDAKYNDENTQMIIPALLDKVTTSNIQKMAKDVFTMLDLRGVARVDFFVNDEQIFINEVNTLPGLTAASMYPRLFAAQGMNIETLLQKMIDNVLTS; encoded by the coding sequence ATGAAACCCATTATTGCGGTGATCTTTGGCGGTGTGTCAGTTGAACATAAGATTTCCTTGCTTTCGGCAATGAATGTAATTGAGCATATCAATCATGAGGTGTATGACATATTACAAATTGGTATCGCCCAAGATGGCAAAATGTATGTTGGTCCTGAAGTGCTTTTGAGCCTTCAGCACAACAAACCTTTGGAGCATTTGCCACAATGTATTATTAGCACCAATCAATGCTTGCCAGGAATACATATATTCAGCAAAGGAAAAGATACATTTCAACAAAAAGTGGATTTATTTTTTCCAGTTGTTCATGGGACCCAAGGAGAAGATGGCAGCTTACAAGGAATATTAGAATACACTGGCATCCCTTACATAGGTAGTCATGTATTAGGATCAGCCCTAGGTATGGATAAGATTATTATGAAAAAAGTCTTTGCCACCTACCGACTCCCACAAGTACCATTCTTGCCTTTTACCAAGAAGCAAATCAATACTGATATTATATCGGTAAAAGAAGAGATTTTAGCTAATTTGCGCTATCCCCTATTCATCAAGCCAGCAAATTTAGGTTCTAGTATTGGAGTGAAAAAGGTCAAGACTAATGGGAAACTGGAAGATGCTCTTGAAGAAGCTTGTCATTTTAGTGAACGAGTAATTGTAGAACAAGGTCTTACTAATATTAGAGAAATAGAGTGTGCTGTACTCGAAACTGAGGGGGAATTAGCAACAAGCATGGTAGGAGAAGTGATACCTTCAGGAGAATTCTATGATTATGATGCTAAATATAATGATGAGAATACCCAAATGATTATCCCAGCATTACTAGATAAAGTGACTACCAGTAATATTCAGAAAATGGCCAAGGACGTCTTCACAATGCTCGACTTACGGGGTGTCGCCCGGGTAGACTTTTTTGTTAATGATGAGCAAATTTTTATTAATGAAGTAAATACTTTACCCGGCCTTACTGCCGCAAGTATGTATCCCCGGCTTTTTGCCGCCCAAGGTATGAATATCGAAACGCTCTTACAAAAAATGATCGATAATGTATTAACCAGTTAA
- the ruvC gene encoding crossover junction endodeoxyribonuclease RuvC, with amino-acid sequence MAMIKVLGIDPGTATVGYGIIKVEAHKPQFLECGVIETQKSMNMEHRLHEIGTDIAQLIAEQKPDICAVEELFFFKNITNGISVAQARGVIIYEIVKAGVPLLEFTPLEMKALITGHGHASKLQVGQMIKSILQLDTIPKPDDAADGLALAICGYLATRNKKWIHPGLQ; translated from the coding sequence ATGGCAATGATAAAAGTTTTAGGAATTGATCCAGGCACTGCTACCGTTGGCTATGGTATTATAAAAGTTGAGGCTCATAAACCACAGTTTCTTGAATGTGGGGTAATCGAAACTCAGAAAAGTATGAATATGGAGCATCGACTACATGAAATCGGTACCGATATTGCACAACTTATTGCTGAACAAAAACCTGATATTTGTGCTGTAGAGGAATTATTCTTTTTTAAGAATATTACTAATGGTATTTCTGTTGCCCAAGCGCGAGGAGTAATTATATATGAAATAGTAAAAGCCGGTGTCCCATTATTAGAGTTCACTCCACTAGAAATGAAAGCATTGATTACTGGCCATGGCCATGCGTCAAAGTTACAAGTGGGGCAAATGATAAAGTCTATCTTGCAACTCGATACGATACCTAAGCCGGATGATGCTGCTGATGGCCTTGCTCTTGCTATTTGTGGCTATCTGGCTACTCGTAATAAAAAGTGGATTCATCCAGGCCTTCAGTGA
- the alr gene encoding alanine racemase, whose product MISIIPATRVEVSLSALRYNLLQFSNILTEPTKILSIIKANAYGHGLEIAKALEELVIGFGVVTVEEGVRLRQLGIKKKLIVLGLIENAKDFLAAQEFNLEVALMDLDNLQSLSTQLPPLAIHIKLNTGLNRLGILPEQLPAFLHTLGNNPLIRVQGIYSHLADAENPASFQTKEQLKSFRLALDTNQPLVEKLEKHIANSASTLLFPQSHYDYVRVGISTYGIWPSQETLDAWEYTDKKSHDFQLKPALSYRTSIVAIQEISAGSLIGYAGTYRTRRKSRIATVPIGYYEGVMRTLSNKGIMLVNGKRAPIIGNVCMNMTMLDVSDIPMARKHSVVTFIGSDGAETISATEQSVFADTIPYLLLSNIPPHIPRIYQE is encoded by the coding sequence GTGATTTCTATTATTCCTGCTACTAGAGTAGAAGTCTCACTTTCTGCGCTAAGGTATAACTTGTTACAATTTAGTAATATTTTAACCGAGCCCACTAAAATACTTTCAATAATTAAGGCTAACGCCTATGGCCACGGGTTAGAAATAGCCAAAGCATTAGAAGAGTTAGTGATTGGTTTTGGGGTGGTTACGGTAGAAGAGGGTGTCAGATTACGCCAATTAGGAATCAAAAAAAAACTCATTGTCTTAGGCTTGATTGAGAATGCTAAAGATTTTTTAGCCGCACAAGAGTTTAACCTCGAGGTAGCTTTAATGGATTTAGACAACTTACAATCATTGTCGACACAATTACCACCACTAGCTATTCACATTAAGCTAAATACGGGACTGAACCGTTTGGGAATATTACCTGAACAATTGCCAGCCTTTCTGCACACTTTAGGCAACAACCCGTTAATAAGGGTACAAGGAATATATTCACATTTAGCTGATGCAGAAAATCCGGCATCATTCCAAACAAAAGAACAATTAAAGAGCTTTCGGTTAGCTCTTGATACCAATCAACCCTTAGTTGAGAAACTAGAGAAACATATTGCCAACTCAGCCTCGACACTCCTTTTCCCTCAAAGTCATTACGATTATGTCCGTGTTGGTATCAGTACCTATGGCATCTGGCCTTCCCAAGAGACATTAGATGCCTGGGAGTATACGGATAAAAAGTCTCACGACTTTCAACTCAAACCTGCCCTTAGTTATCGGACAAGCATTGTTGCCATACAGGAAATCTCTGCTGGAAGCCTGATTGGTTATGCTGGCACCTACAGGACAAGACGGAAAAGTCGTATTGCCACAGTACCAATTGGCTATTACGAAGGTGTCATGAGAACCTTAAGCAATAAAGGGATTATGCTTGTGAATGGCAAGCGAGCGCCAATCATAGGTAATGTGTGTATGAATATGACCATGCTAGATGTGAGTGATATTCCCATGGCCAGAAAACATTCTGTTGTTACTTTTATTGGCAGTGATGGAGCGGAAACAATTAGCGCTACTGAACAATCAGTTTTCGCGGACACTATTCCTTACCTATTATTAAGTAATATTCCCCCACATATCCCCCGAATTTATCAAGAATAA
- a CDS encoding prolipoprotein diacylglyceryl transferase, with amino-acid sequence MIELLLIDFPPISPIAFQWGTIAIHWYGIMYLLSFILIYIALSKSKLKLTQAEITDYIFYAALGVVIGGRLGYVLFYNLGYYYHNPLEVIALWQGGMSFHGGFIGVVAATYLFCRNYKITFSGLADYVVMFVPFTLALGRIGNFINAELYGRLSTLPWAIQFPTASGYRHPAQLYEALLHIIVGILLLRIHRFTAKPWLRTALFLLFYSIIRIVVECFREPDRQIGLIGGIITMGQILTFPILVFAIVWILQLSRKTDGRG; translated from the coding sequence ATGATAGAGCTCTTACTTATTGATTTTCCACCGATTAGTCCTATTGCTTTTCAGTGGGGCACAATTGCCATCCACTGGTATGGAATTATGTACTTGTTAAGTTTCATTTTGATATATATTGCTTTAAGCAAGTCGAAACTAAAATTAACACAGGCGGAAATTACTGATTATATTTTCTATGCTGCCTTAGGAGTCGTTATCGGCGGCCGCCTGGGATATGTGCTTTTTTATAATTTAGGCTATTACTATCATAATCCACTTGAGGTGATTGCTTTGTGGCAAGGGGGAATGTCTTTTCATGGAGGATTTATCGGTGTGGTGGCAGCAACTTATTTATTTTGTCGTAATTACAAAATTACCTTCAGTGGTTTGGCTGATTATGTGGTGATGTTTGTACCATTTACCCTAGCTTTAGGTAGGATTGGAAACTTTATCAATGCCGAATTGTATGGCAGACTAAGTACCTTACCATGGGCAATACAATTCCCAACAGCAAGTGGCTATCGTCATCCAGCTCAATTATATGAAGCCCTTCTCCATATTATTGTCGGAATATTACTACTTAGGATTCACCGTTTTACTGCAAAACCTTGGTTGCGAACAGCTCTATTCTTACTCTTCTATAGTATTATTCGAATAGTAGTAGAATGTTTCCGTGAGCCAGATCGACAAATTGGCTTGATCGGTGGAATTATCACTATGGGACAAATACTCACTTTTCCGATCTTGGTATTCGCCATCGTATGGATACTACAGCTTTCACGGAAGACAGATGGACGAGGATGA
- a CDS encoding sigma-70 family RNA polymerase sigma factor — protein MITSKHYKAFTQYYEQYFQQVYKYVFFRTGKHKDLAFDLTSELFLKALEKFDTYQEAKADFKNWIFTIARNHIIDYYRSHKEVVDIDALSNILASPETLASELSLGLDTAYALYALDYLPPTQQEVLKLKFLSDWSNKEVAHFLNKTEGNVRVLVHRALQTLKQKILSLFSPIHAQTTTRKQFEGVIKTSPSISS, from the coding sequence GTGATTACTTCTAAGCATTATAAAGCTTTCACCCAGTATTACGAACAGTATTTTCAACAAGTGTATAAATACGTGTTCTTCCGTACTGGAAAGCATAAAGATCTAGCCTTTGATCTTACATCAGAACTTTTTCTTAAGGCATTAGAAAAGTTCGACACCTACCAGGAAGCGAAAGCGGATTTCAAAAATTGGATCTTTACCATAGCACGCAATCATATCATTGATTACTACCGTTCACATAAAGAAGTGGTAGATATTGATGCGCTCAGTAATATTCTAGCTTCACCAGAAACACTAGCTTCGGAGCTTAGTCTCGGCCTGGATACAGCCTATGCTCTATATGCCCTGGATTACTTACCACCAACCCAACAAGAAGTATTGAAGCTGAAATTTCTCTCCGACTGGAGCAACAAAGAAGTAGCTCATTTTCTCAATAAAACTGAAGGAAATGTAAGGGTACTAGTACATCGCGCACTGCAAACACTTAAGCAAAAAATACTCAGTTTATTCTCACCGATTCATGCTCAAACAACCACTCGAAAACAATTTGAAGGAGTTATCAAAACTTCGCCCTCCATTTCTAGCTAA
- a CDS encoding LOG family protein encodes MAENQVLPIRIGIMGSAKGHITKTAERKAYHLGELIAEQGHYLVTGATNGLPLEAAKGAASKNGKVFGISPAKNATDHVYHWHLPLEPHTFITYTGMGFDFRDHFNIFNSEIVIFVGGGIGTLNEFTLAYHENKIIGILEESNGVSRMIHQVIDSLAYRTNARIFFSASPEELLELTIKSRITEGLDESTFYYE; translated from the coding sequence ATGGCGGAAAATCAGGTTTTACCGATAAGAATTGGTATAATGGGCTCAGCCAAAGGCCATATCACCAAAACAGCTGAAAGAAAAGCCTATCATTTAGGTGAGCTCATTGCTGAGCAAGGCCACTATCTAGTTACTGGTGCAACGAATGGTTTGCCATTGGAAGCAGCAAAAGGTGCTGCTAGCAAAAATGGCAAGGTATTTGGTATATCACCAGCAAAAAATGCCACTGATCATGTTTATCATTGGCATTTGCCATTAGAGCCACACACTTTTATTACTTATACCGGCATGGGATTTGATTTCCGTGATCATTTTAATATTTTCAATAGTGAGATCGTGATTTTTGTTGGTGGCGGTATTGGAACCCTCAATGAATTTACTCTTGCTTATCATGAGAACAAGATAATCGGCATTCTGGAAGAAAGTAATGGAGTGAGCCGCATGATTCATCAAGTAATTGACTCATTGGCTTATAGAACCAATGCCCGTATCTTTTTTAGCGCTAGTCCGGAAGAGCTATTGGAATTGACTATTAAGAGCCGTATCACTGAAGGCCTGGATGAATCCACTTTTTATTACGAGTAG